One Lachancea thermotolerans CBS 6340 chromosome B complete sequence genomic window, AATGCTGCTTAACTGGATATTAGAAGCGTACGCTAATGCACCACGCATGCGCTCTATGTAGTTGGTACCGTCATACGGGTTTTCGTTAATATATTTTCAGGGACTACAAGTACCACGTTGCTAAATAGTTTAATTGAACCCTGCATAAAAAAACTTTGTTGCAGTTGGGTGCCAGACTAATTCGCGCCGGGTCGCTTTCAGAAATGCATGtataacaaaaaaaaattggaCCCTGCATGAGGACCCTGGTGATTGTAACATGTGGGGAGGCGGTGCAGTTGTAATTAATTGAGATTCCACTAGGACCCTGAAAGTTACACGGTTGTCTAAGCCATTACACGTGTATTCAGCCTCATTTCCATGATTAGTATCCGCATGCGCAATATTCCTGAATCAAGCGGAGTCCAATTGCGCATCAGACTGGCAACTTTCCTATAAGAAAGCTCGACTGCCAGTTTAGCAGACAATGAATTAGAAAGATGTCTCATAAGACAAAATTGCAAACAATCGGTAAAAGCCCAAATAGTCCGTAATGACTTTGCATCAGTTTGATTACATCTTCGCAATTGCAATGCTGTTTGCATTCTTGGATGCTTTCAACATTGGGGCTAACGATGTTGCAAACTCCTTCGCGTCCGCTATTTCCTCAAAATCGCTAAAATACTGGCAAGCCATGATATTGGCAGGTCTGTGCGAGTTTTTGGGGGCGGTATTGGCAGGGTCCCGtgtctcaaaaacaatcaaaaacgaTATTATTGATGCATCCACATTTAACAATGACCCTGCCGTTCTAATGCTGACAATGACGTGCGCTTTGGTTGGTTCGTCATGTTGGCTGACCATTGCAACCTCAATTGGGCTCCCCGTGTCAAATACTCACTCTATCGTCGGCGGTACTATCGGTGCCGGTATTGCTGCCAGCGGCGCAGGTGGAGTGGTCTGGGGGTGGGATGGTGTTGCACAAATTATTGCGTCCTGGTTTATTGCTCCAGTCTTAGCTGGTCTCATTGCCGCCATAATCTTTACTATCTCAAGAATATGCGTGCTTGAAGTCAAGACGTTGGAGAAATCcatcaaaaatgccttATTACTAGTCGGGCTGTTGGTTTTTGCAACATTTTCTATCCTAACGATGTTGATCGTGTGGAAAGGCTCGCCAAATTTGCACTTGGACAATCTGTCAGAGACTGAAACCGCCTTATCGATAGTCTTAACAGGTGCTATTGCTTCAGTTGTCtacttcatctttttctaTCCGTTCTAcagaagaaagctcttgCATCAGGATTGGACACTTAAGCTTGCAGACATTCTCAGAGGTCCAGTGTTCTATTTCAAGCCTTTAGACGAGATTCCGCCTATGCCTGAGAACCACCAATTGACCATCGACTATTACGAAGGGAGAAGATTTCCTCAAGAAACAGCAGTTGGTGTTAGTGATGAGGAAAATAAGATGCCAAACGTCTCCACCAAGTCTATCAACGACAATGATGATAACCTTCAAAGGACAGGTTCTGTCGAGACCAAAACTGAGCCAGAGAACAAGATGTCCACTAGGCAATACTGGTGGTCCCTATTGAAACAGGGCCCTAAGCAATGGCCCAAGCTTCTATGGTTGGTCGTCTCTCATGGATGGACGCAAGATGTTGTTAGTGCTCAAGTGAACGATAAAGACATGTTATCAGGCAATCTTGTAGATATGTTCAAGAGGTCAAAGTACTATGACAACCGTGTCGAGTACATTTATTCTGTTCTACAGGCAATCACTGCCGCTACAATGTCCTTCGCACACGGCGCCAATGACGTCGCGAATGCTACGGGTCCTCTAGCTGTCGTTTACGAGATATGGAAAACCAACGCTACTGCAGCAAAATCTGATGTACCGGTTTGGGTATTAGCATATGGTGGTGCTgcccttgttcttggctgCTGGACCTACGGGTATAACATCATTAAAAATTTGGGCAATAAAATTATCCTACAATCGCCATCAAGAGGCTTTTCGATTGAATTAGCTGCTGCTATCACAACAGTAATGGCAACACAGCTCGCGATTCCAACGTCCACTACTCAGATTGCTGTCGGAGGTATTGTCGCGGTGGGGCTGTGTAACAAAGATGTTAAGTCCGTCAACTGGAAGATGGTGGCCTGGTGCTACTCTGGCTGGTTTCTCACATTACCAATTGCTGGACTGATTGCTGGAATACTTAACGGTATTATACTTAATGCTCCCCATTTCGGTGGTGTATACGAAATGACATAATCAAAGAAGTGTAGGTTTAATATTCTAATTTCTGTAATTACTCTCGAGTTATGTTCTTACTGAGTAATTGGAGAgaatatttttttgaactccaTTGATTTGGAAAGGCAACATTAGAAATTAATTTATATGTCTAATACCTGGCGCTATTAACGCCAACATGATAATACAAGCTATCAAATAGATGCATTCGAGATTTTACTGCTCCTCTTTAAAAGAAAATCTCCTGAATATTCTAAGTGCCCATGTAAACATTGGGTCTTCATCCGATTGCGctgcctcttcttctccaatGGTGTCACATAGCTTTCTGTCTTTCGTGAACAGAGAAGACAGTAACAAAATACCGGTCAAAATGAGGCTCACAAGCattgtttgtttttgaacatGCCGGTAAGCATTTATCACTTGAGTCCTTTCTGGTGTTCCCCAAGGATAAGATGCTATAAATTCATatggagaagaaaaagcagcTTTAGCAAGATTTTCGTTTTTAAGCCGCCGAAAAAGTTGCTTGTACATTGTTTGTGTCCAAATTGCTCCTGATACAGAGGCTCCAGCTGCATTACCAACTTGAACAAACATGAAGTAAAGCCCAGTGATGCTAGCCATATTGTTGTGAGAAGTCATCGTCTGAAGATTGACAATGAATGACTGTGAAAATTGTGGCTCCAAGGCCCAGTACAACGGAAGCACCAACTATGCCAGCATGAGAGTTAGCCCCACTCCTGGAATTGTAAAAGAGTCCGATTGCAACAATCCACAGACATATCCCACATATAGAAAAAGGCTTAAGCCGTTTGATGCGAGTTACCATCA contains:
- a CDS encoding inorganic phosphate transporter (highly similar to uniprot|P38361 Saccharomyces cerevisiae YBR296C PHO89 Na+/Pi cotransporter active in early growth phase); amino-acid sequence: MTLHQFDYIFAIAMLFAFLDAFNIGANDVANSFASAISSKSLKYWQAMILAGLCEFLGAVLAGSRVSKTIKNDIIDASTFNNDPAVLMLTMTCALVGSSCWLTIATSIGLPVSNTHSIVGGTIGAGIAASGAGGVVWGWDGVAQIIASWFIAPVLAGLIAAIIFTISRICVLEVKTLEKSIKNALLLVGLLVFATFSILTMLIVWKGSPNLHLDNLSETETALSIVLTGAIASVVYFIFFYPFYRRKLLHQDWTLKLADILRGPVFYFKPLDEIPPMPENHQLTIDYYEGRRFPQETAVGVSDEENKMPNVSTKSINDNDDNLQRTGSVETKTEPENKMSTRQYWWSLLKQGPKQWPKLLWLVVSHGWTQDVVSAQVNDKDMLSGNLVDMFKRSKYYDNRVEYIYSVLQAITAATMSFAHGANDVANATGPLAVVYEIWKTNATAAKSDVPVWVLAYGGAALVLGCWTYGYNIIKNLGNKIILQSPSRGFSIELAAAITTVMATQLAIPTSTTQIAVGGIVAVGLCNKDVKSVNWKMVAWCYSGWFLTLPIAGLIAGILNGIILNAPHFGGVYEMT